GGGTCAGGTGACGCACACAGTCCATCAGTTCGGAGGATTGTTCGCGGGCGTGCCGGCATGGAATGCCGGGCTCGATGCAGAACAGCGGTTGGGTGTTGTTTTCACCCTGGTAGAAGCGGGTCTGGCCGACGGTGGTGTTGGGGTCTTCCGGTGTCATGGGGATCTCCTTGAAGTGGGTATTTCAACCATCAGTGCAGGGTCGCCTGCACTTGGGCCAGTGCCGAATCCAGCAAGGCCTTCACCGTTTCCATCTCGTGCAAAGCAGCCAGCACGAGCATCGAGCCGGGTGATCTGGAAATGAGCGGGATGGATTGCTGGGCGACGGCCAGGGCGCAGCGGACGTGTTCGGAGGTCTGGACGAGGGTGTCTTCAAGGACGGTGGGGGGATCGGGGACTATCTTCAGCATTCTCAGTTCCTCAGTCGAGCGACCATCCACCTGCTGTCAGACAGGTGGGTGGCAGCTGTGCGTAGGTTGACAGACCGGAGGAACTGAGAAGACCGGCGCACGCGAACGTGCCCTACGCACAGCCACCATTGAGGGCAGACCGTACGCATACAGTTCATCGCGACCTGTCAAAGTCGCGTCGCTGATTGCAGCGACCAGGCGAGACTAGAGGGCGAAAATGGCCACCGCAACGGAAAAACGGCGCGGGCATTATCTTTGGGAAAGGGACTACAAGAAAGCGGTTAAATCTGATGGATCGGGGCGGGAAGACCGCGCTGGGGCGGACAGGGGCTTGGCGTTCGCCTTGTTGCGCTCTTGAGATCGAGCGCCGCCCGCGCGGCGCATCGCGGATGAATCCGCTCCTACAGTCGGTTGCAACGTGCCCCTTGATGCAGGCAAGGCGGCCTCGGTGCTCTTTCAGGCATAACTGGCCCGAAACAAACCTGTAGGAGCGGATTCATCCGCGATGCGCCGCGCGAGCGGCGCTCGATCTCACAGGCGCTGCCTCTCTCTCGACTAACACCTGGTGGCCTCCCCCAACTCCGAGCCAGGCCACCAGGTGCCTTCATCTACTGCGCCGGCGCCACCGCCGGCGGCGCCTCGTTGGTCACCCGCAGAATCCCCCACAACCCCGAGGTATTCCCATACGCCGCATAGTCGCGGAACAGGTAATCCCCCGGCACCGCATTGGCCCCGCCCGCACTGGGCAACATGAAGCTGAAGTGCGCCGCCGGCAGCACGCTCTCCTGGGCACCGATGAACATCGCCATCGGGTTGTAGCCGAAACGCACCGACCCAATGCCCGGCAACCCCATGGGGTAGCCATCCACATCGCTCTTCTCGGCCTGGAAGTTATGCAACGGCCACACATGCCCATCCAACTGGTAGGTCATGCCGCGGCTACCACCACTGGGCATCACGATATGGTTGCGCACCGGCTGCCCGGGCTTGGCATACAGCACCGGCGTCTGCGGATCACCACCCACCAGGGCATTGCTGTAGGCCATGTGCACGTTGGGAATATCCGCAAACCCAAGCCCATCGGCACGCCCGAACGGCGCGTCCGGCGCCACGCCAAAGCGCAGCCACAACGGCTCGGTCTTGTAGTTCACCGCCATGTTGCCGTTGTCCTGCGGATCACCCGCCGCGCCATTGCCCTCGGTATTGATGCCCGCCACCGGACGGCCATCGGCCCAACGCATGTTCAGCGCCCGCTGCCACACCGTGACGAAGTCGCGGTAGTCCGGCTGGCCGCTGACCTTCACCGTGGCCTGGGCGCGGCTGGCCGTGTCCTCGGTCCAGGTGGCGGCCTGCGGCAGGATGCTCATGCCACCCACCAGGCCCTTCTGCGGCTGCTTGATCACATCCGCCGGGGTGAGGTTGAGGCCGCCGAACTCGATGGCGGTGGTGTTGATGTTATCCACCGTGCGCCCCAGTTGCAGGGTCGGCTTGCCTTCGCGCTCCAGGTGCCCGGCATAGTACTGGTACACCTTGGTCGGCCAGGCGCCGCTGCTGCCGCTGCGCGGCGGCACGGTCTGCACCGGGTTGAGGCCGACGTTGACGCCGTCCGACTTGGTGATGTCGTAGGCCAGCAACTGTGCATGCAGGCCAACATGGCTGGACGGGCGCATCAGGTTGTTGGCGAAAGCCGTCGCGCCTTCACTGTCAAAGCGGTCGCGCTTGACCACGTTGTGCATCACCGCGGTGCTGGGCAGGTCCGGCATCACCAGTGGCAGGCGGTTCTCCAGGGTGATGCTGATGCAGTCGCCGGCGTTGGCCCGCAGGATCAGCGGCTCCACCGGCACCCCGGCCTTGAGCTTGCCGGTGCTGGCGTCGAGGTCGGCCTTGCGCACGTACAGGA
This genomic stretch from Pseudomonas entomophila L48 harbors:
- a CDS encoding DUF3077 domain-containing protein, coding for MTPEDPNTTVGQTRFYQGENNTQPLFCIEPGIPCRHAREQSSELMDCVRHLTLVGVMENDQRMVWAAHYLSALAKALMDDAELGMAH